DNA from Acidobacteriota bacterium:
CAGGGGCCATCAGGAGTTCCAGCAAGTAGATGACGACGCAGAGGCCGATCACGACGGTGGAGAACACCGCCTCGTTGCCGAGGTTCTGCAGGGCGCGCGAGAAGCCGAACAGGCTGGGCCGGGTTCGGCCGCAGTTCCAGCAGCGTTCGTCCTGCACGCCGACGAGCCGGCCGCAGCCGGGGCAGACGACGGAGCCTGTTTTCTGGCGCTCGAACATCAGAAGGGGATGTCGTCCTGGTCGTCAGGCGACGCGGGCTGCTCGGCGAGCGATTCGGCCTCCGGCGCCTCCGGCGTCGCGGCTCCCGAGTCCGCCACGTCCTCCTCGATCTGATCGACGATCTGCCGGACCTCGACCTCGGCCCGGCGGATCTTCTTGCGGCAGATCTCGAGCAACTCCGCCGCCCGGCCCAGTTCCCGGCCCAGTTGATCGACATCGATCTCGTCGCCCTCGATCCGCCGGAGCACGCTCTCGAGTTCTTCCATGGCTTCGCTGAAGCCCAGTTCGGCCACGTCACCGCCGGTCCGGTCGTCGCTCATGCCGTCTCCTTGCTGGCCGCGGCGCCCGAGCCGACGGTACTCGCCACCGTGCCGTCGGCGAGCCGCGTACGAAGTTCGTCGCCCGCCGCCACGTCTGACGCCCGCCGCACGAGTCCGCCGTCGGCGCGGCGCGTGATGCTGAAGCCGCGGGCGAGCGTCCGTTCCGGGGAGAGTTGCTCGCACAGCCGACCGTGCGCCTCCAAGCGCTCGGCCGCCCGGCCAATCGGCTTGAGCGCGCCGCGGACCAGGCCGTAGCGCTGAATCTCCTCCTGCTTCCTGGCGGCCGCCACGAGCCGCTGGGCGGCAGTCCGCGCCCGGCTGGCCGCCAGCCGGCACTCGGCGGTACGGTCCGACAGCGCTCTCCCGGCCGCCCGCCCCAGGTCGCGCCGGAGGGCCCCGCAGTCACGGACGCGGTTCCTGAGCAAGGCGCGGCTCGGCGACGCCAGCCGCGGCGGGACGGAAGAGACGCGTTGCCGAGCGGCGCGCAGGAGGTCCGTGGCCTGCCGCGCGAGGGCACGGCCCGCCTCCTCCACCCGGTACGCCGCCTCTCCGACCCTGCCGGCCAGGAACTCGGCCGCTTCCGTCGGCGTCTTGCAGGAGGTGTGGGCGACGACGTCCGCGATCGATACGTCGATCTGGTGGCCGATGCCGCAAATCGTCGGCACCGGCGACCGGGCCACCGCGCGGGCCACCCGGCGGCTATCGAACGTGGCCAGGTCGGAGCGCGAGCCGCCGCCCCGGATCAGGGCGATTGCATCGAGCCGCCGGCCGCCGCGCGCGTAGGCGCCGAGCAGGTCGAAGGCTCGGCCGATCTCCGCCTCGGCCGCCGCTCCCTGGACCGCGGAGTGGACGAGGTACACGCGAAAGCCCAGGCCGGAGTTGACCAGGGTGTCGAGGAAGTCGTGGTAGGCGGCGCTCCCCTCGGACGTGATGAGCCCGATCTCGAGCGGCGCCGCCGGCAGCGGCAGCTTCTTGTTGCGCTCGAGCAAGCCCTCGGCCTCCAGCGCCCGGAGCGTCTCCCGGCGCCTTTTCTCGAGCGCGCCGAGCGAGAACAGTGGATCGACCTCGCGGACCGTGAACTGGAGTCGGCCGCCGCCCGGCCAGAACTCGGGGCGGCCGCTGCAACGCAGCACGACGCCCTCGGCCAGTTCGACACCGGCCTCGCGCAGCTGAACCTCGGTGACGGCGCGCTCGTCAGCCCAGAGCACGCAGTCGATCTTCGCCCGGATCCGGTCGCCGCGGCCCTTCTCGATCAGCTCGAAGTAGAGCTGGCCCCTGGCCGCCGACCGCAGCCGCTGGACTTCCCCCGCGACCCATACGGCAGGGTACGCGTCGGCGAGCAGGCCTTTCATCTCCCAGGCGAACTCGGAGACGGTGTAGGTGCCGGCCGGCAGTTCGGAATCGAGGCGGCTCAACTGCGGCTCAGTGAAAGCCGGTGAGTTCGGCCATGGATTCCATCGGAATCGCCTCGGCCCACTCCAGGGCGTTCTTGTCGCCGATCGTCAGCTTGTCCAGGAACTGGCGCGCCTCGTCGCGGTGCGTGAACAGCCGCCAGATGAAGGTGTGGCCGGCCGGCGCGGTGAAGTAGGTGTAGTTGCGCATCCCCTCGCTCAGGTCGAAGCCGAGATCCGATTCGCCGTTCACGCCGACGCAGGCCATGGCGATCGCCCGGTACGCCAACGCGAGCGCCTTCAGGGGCTCCTCGAAGTCCGACAGCTCCTCGCGCGAGAGCGGGGAGTGGAAGAGGGCGATCTTCGAACCGTCCTCCTCGGCGAGCAGGTTGTACGGCACGTCCGACCGGTCCAGCGCGTCCCGCGTCTCGCTGGTCATGACGAAGACATCGTCCGTGTCCTCGACCTTGTAGGCGATCGCGAAGGTGTCCGAGTCCAGCCCCCCGAACGACTCGGCGAGGATGCCCTCGTCTTCGATCGTGAAGTAGAAGAGGCGCGAGATCATCCGACGGGTAGCCATGGGTACTCCTGGTCAGCCGTAGCGGCCAAGCGGCGCGAATCCTACCGGATGCCGGTCGTTCAGGGCTCCCGGCTCTGGCGCAGAAACCGGTCGAGTTCCCCTCTTTCTTCCGGGGTCGTGTCCTCCAGGGCGATCAGGTACTCGTCGCCCGCCTCGGGCAGCGGAACGTTGATCAGGGTGACGGCGCGCTCGATCGCTTCGCAGTCCAGACTGACCAGGACCAGGGCCATCTGCCGGCAGACCGTGAAGAGCTGGGTGCCGAGCTCGCTCTCGATCCGCACCTGGGTCGTCGCCGGCATGCGTTCCGTGCGAATCCAGTAGCCCTCGTCGCCGCGCCGGATGGCGATCGCGCCCTCCAGACGCAATGTCTGGGCAGGTACGACGAGTTCCTGGGTCAACTGGCTCTCCAGGCTGCCGATGACCACGTCCGCAGCGATCCGTCCCGAACCGGAGATGTCCAGCTCGAGCTCGGCCTCGAAGACGCCGTCGCCGCCGGCGGCAAGCGTCGCCGCGTGGCGACTGACGGTCAGGGAGTGCTCGGGAGAGCGCAGGGCCACCTCGGCCGGGCCGATCCGGATGAGGGAGAGGTCCTCGATCAACTGCTCGTAGACCCGGTTCAGCCGCTCGAACGAGACCGTCCGCACGCCGTCCTTGTCCTGTGCCGCGACCGGCGCGGAGACGGCGAGCAGCAGCGCAAGCGCGTTCCACGCGCTGGCGCGAATGGCGATCGCGAGCCGCCGGCGGCCAGCGCGCCCGGTCACGGGTAGTAGCCGCTGATCGTCCGCGCCTTGAGGCGCCCCTTCACGCGCACTTCGACCTCGCGGTACTCGTCGCTTTCGCCGCCACGGTCGGAGGTGTAGGCGAGCAGGTACTGGGAGCGCAGTTCGCGTTCGATGTCGTCGTAGACCGGCGCGAGGTCCTCGGCCTTGGAGATGAAGAACGAGCGCCCTCCGGTGGCCTTGGCCAGATCGTTCAGCTTGTTGCGCAGGATCATCTGGGTGCGGCCGACGCCGAGGCCGATCGTGTAGATCGCGACGCCCGAGCGCCGCGCGTACTCCTCGACGTCCCGGAACTCGACCGTGCTCGAGGTGTCCTCCCCGTCCGACAGGAGCACGAGCGCGCGGCGGCCCCGAACGCCCCGGAAGTAGTAGAGGCTGGTGATCACCGCGTCGTGCAGGGCCGTGGCGCCCGCGGCCCGCAGTCTCTGAATCACCGAGGCCACCGCGCTGACGTCCGAGGTCCGCCCGATCAACAACGCCGGCCGCGAGGCGAACGCCACGGCGAAGGACCGGTCTCGCGGCGTGATCATGTTCGTCAGGAACTGCGAGGCGGTCCGACGCGCCTCGCCCAGGGACGTCTCCATCGAGCCCGAGGTGTCGATCACCACCCCCAGGGTGAGCGGCAGGTCCTCGACCAGCTCGAACTTCGCGAGTTCCTGGCGCCGCTTGTCCTCGAAGACGGTGAAGTCGCTCTCGGCCAGGCTGGTCACCGGCCGGTTCTGACCGTCCACCACCGTGGTGTAGAGCTCGACGAGATCGACCTCCAGCGACTCGGTGAAGGCGGGCGCGTTCAGGAAGCGGACATCCTCTGCGCGGCTTCCGTCGTCGAGCGTCGCCGCGACCGTCAGGTAAACGAGATCCTGCTCGCCCGTCCCGGGGGGCACTTCGACCTCGGCCCGCCAGGGCGGCTGGCTCAGGACGGTCTGAACCTCCCCGCCGACGCTGAACTCGACTTCCTCGACAATGCGCTCCTCGGGCACGACGATCGTCGCCGACGCCTCCACGCTGCCCGAGACGCGGGCGCCCCGGCGCGGTTCGTTGATCGTCACGCGGAGTTCGCCCCGCTGCTGGTTCAGCACGATCTCGTCGGCGTCCACCACCTCGCGCTCCGCGTTCAGGCCCTCGACGCGGACCACCTGTTCCTCCGGGTACTTGGCCAGCCGGACCTCGGCGGTGAACGGCGGCCGGCGGCGGGTCACCTGGACCCTGCCGTCGACCAGAAAGCGCACGGCGACGATGTTCTCGCCCGTGATCAGCGTATCGGCCCGCCAGAGACCGAGCACCACCTCGCTCTCGGGCGGCACCAGCATGATCGCGTTCCGCGCGTCGAGGACGGTCTCCGGCAGATCCTCGCTCGCCATGACCAGCCGCAACTGGTCCTCCGGTTCCGCGGGGGCGGCCGTCGGCATCAGCGGCACTTCGACCGGCACCGAGGTGAAGGCCGCCGCGCCGCCGACCTCGTCACGGACGAAGAGTCGGAGCAGGAAGACCGAACCCGGCCGGAAGAGCTGCTCTACCGGCAGCGCCAGAGAGCGGTCCGGTTCCGGCGCGCCGCCGACGAAGCGCATCTTGAAGGTGTCGAAGACCCGGCCCGGCAGTTCGACCATGCCCTCCACGTTGATCCGCGTCTGCTGCCTGCCGGCGTCGTCGACGAAGGGCTCGACCGGAGCGCCCGGGGGCAGCGAGAGGAGAATCCGCGTCACGATCCGCTGCCCCCGCTCCTCTGGAAAGGTGAGGATCGGATCCTCCAGTTCCAGCGGCGCCGGCCCGGGCACGACATCGACTGCGGCCTCTCCCGCCCACGCCTCGACATCCGCGGGCGGCGCCACCCAGGCCAGGAAGTCCTCGTCGCTGCGGCGGTCGCGGCGGAAGCCGAACAGGCCGCGGATACCCGTGATCTCGTCGACCCGGCGTGCCTTCTCGCAGACCTGCAGATCGAAGCGGCGGGCCCGCAGCAGGCCGCGGAGTTCCTCGTACTGTTCGAGGAAGTACTCCATCTCCGGCATGTAGAGGGCGCGCTTGGTGTCCTCCGGCAACCACAGCCGGAAAACCTCGGCCGGCTTCGGCTGGTAGATGACGAGATTCGTGTGCTCGCCGTCCTCCGGCCCGTAGCGCCAGAGCTGGAGCGGCCGGAAGGTCTGGTCGCAGTCGACCGGGTCGATGGCGTCCGGCTCGCCGTGGAGGAACAGCAACCGGGCGCGGACATCGAAGAAGGGCAGACCGGCCATGCGCACCCGCTGCCGCCGATGCTCGACCGCCTCGGCCACCCTGGCGCGGTCCAGGAAGGTGTCGATGTACTCCAAGCGGGTCAGCGGATCCAGATTCCGCACTCGCTCCAGTTCGGCCGGCGCGAGCAGGAACTGGGGCCCGTCGAGAAAGAACTCCCGCTCATCGCTGGTCCACTCGGCGAGCCGCCACTCGGGTTCCTGGGCGGCGGCAGGCGCCGCGAGGAGGCCTGCCGCCAGGAGCAGCACGCCGACGCGCACATGGTTTGCCGCGAACGTCACCACGACATGCGATACAGCATCCAGTACACGACGACCCCGGTCACCGACACGTAGAGCCAGATCGGCAGCGTCACGCGGGCGATCTTCCTGTGCCGTTCGTACCGGCCCCGAAGACCCAGGACGACCGTGATGATCGCCAGCGGCGGCACCGCCGCCGCAAGCACCGTATGGGTCAGCAGAATGCCGAGATAGACGGTCCGCACGGTCCCTTCGCCCTCGAAGTGAACCGAGCCGACCTGGTAGTGGTAGTAGAGATAGGAGATCAGGAACGCCGCCGAACACCCGAGCGCCGACAGCATGACCTGCTTGTGCCGCTCCCGGTTGCCACGCCGGATCAGCACGTAGCCGATGACCAGCAGCGTCGCCGCGGTGGCGTTGAGGATGGCGTTGAGAGTCGGCAGGTGCATCGGGCATGGAGCTTAGCCGGGTGCGATGCACAGGTTGTGCCGGACTGGGAACCGACGCGCCGGAGACTGGGTGCCTTGTCGACGACCCGCCTAGCGGCGCTCCCTCCAGTACCGGACCTGCCAGCGGGCGACGTTGCGGTTGTGCTCGGCGAGGGTCTCGGCAAAGACGTGGGTGCCGTCGTTGCGGCTGACGAAGTAGAGATAGGAGACGTCGGCCGGCTCCGCCGCGGCGCGGAGG
Protein-coding regions in this window:
- a CDS encoding VWA domain-containing protein; translation: MTFAANHVRVGVLLLAAGLLAAPAAAQEPEWRLAEWTSDEREFFLDGPQFLLAPAELERVRNLDPLTRLEYIDTFLDRARVAEAVEHRRQRVRMAGLPFFDVRARLLFLHGEPDAIDPVDCDQTFRPLQLWRYGPEDGEHTNLVIYQPKPAEVFRLWLPEDTKRALYMPEMEYFLEQYEELRGLLRARRFDLQVCEKARRVDEITGIRGLFGFRRDRRSDEDFLAWVAPPADVEAWAGEAAVDVVPGPAPLELEDPILTFPEERGQRIVTRILLSLPPGAPVEPFVDDAGRQQTRINVEGMVELPGRVFDTFKMRFVGGAPEPDRSLALPVEQLFRPGSVFLLRLFVRDEVGGAAAFTSVPVEVPLMPTAAPAEPEDQLRLVMASEDLPETVLDARNAIMLVPPESEVVLGLWRADTLITGENIVAVRFLVDGRVQVTRRRPPFTAEVRLAKYPEEQVVRVEGLNAEREVVDADEIVLNQQRGELRVTINEPRRGARVSGSVEASATIVVPEERIVEEVEFSVGGEVQTVLSQPPWRAEVEVPPGTGEQDLVYLTVAATLDDGSRAEDVRFLNAPAFTESLEVDLVELYTTVVDGQNRPVTSLAESDFTVFEDKRRQELAKFELVEDLPLTLGVVIDTSGSMETSLGEARRTASQFLTNMITPRDRSFAVAFASRPALLIGRTSDVSAVASVIQRLRAAGATALHDAVITSLYYFRGVRGRRALVLLSDGEDTSSTVEFRDVEEYARRSGVAIYTIGLGVGRTQMILRNKLNDLAKATGGRSFFISKAEDLAPVYDDIERELRSQYLLAYTSDRGGESDEYREVEVRVKGRLKARTISGYYP
- the xseB gene encoding exodeoxyribonuclease VII small subunit; the encoded protein is MSDDRTGGDVAELGFSEAMEELESVLRRIEGDEIDVDQLGRELGRAAELLEICRKKIRRAEVEVRQIVDQIEEDVADSGAATPEAPEAESLAEQPASPDDQDDIPF
- the xseA gene encoding exodeoxyribonuclease VII large subunit, with the translated sequence MSRLDSELPAGTYTVSEFAWEMKGLLADAYPAVWVAGEVQRLRSAARGQLYFELIEKGRGDRIRAKIDCVLWADERAVTEVQLREAGVELAEGVVLRCSGRPEFWPGGGRLQFTVREVDPLFSLGALEKRRRETLRALEAEGLLERNKKLPLPAAPLEIGLITSEGSAAYHDFLDTLVNSGLGFRVYLVHSAVQGAAAEAEIGRAFDLLGAYARGGRRLDAIALIRGGGSRSDLATFDSRRVARAVARSPVPTICGIGHQIDVSIADVVAHTSCKTPTEAAEFLAGRVGEAAYRVEEAGRALARQATDLLRAARQRVSSVPPRLASPSRALLRNRVRDCGALRRDLGRAAGRALSDRTAECRLAASRARTAAQRLVAAARKQEEIQRYGLVRGALKPIGRAAERLEAHGRLCEQLSPERTLARGFSITRRADGGLVRRASDVAAGDELRTRLADGTVASTVGSGAAASKETA
- a CDS encoding DUF420 domain-containing protein encodes the protein MHLPTLNAILNATAATLLVIGYVLIRRGNRERHKQVMLSALGCSAAFLISYLYYHYQVGSVHFEGEGTVRTVYLGILLTHTVLAAAVPPLAIITVVLGLRGRYERHRKIARVTLPIWLYVSVTGVVVYWMLYRMSW